AGTCTGTCCTGAACTGACTTCATGTCTTTCCTTATCAGGCACATCTGAGAATAGCAGGCAGAGCAGCAACGATTCAGAGGTGGTAACAGAATATGACAGACAGGACAAACAGGGGACAAGTTGACACATGAGACAATGACATAAGCAAAACTCCATTAAGGCCACTCAGCGAAAAATCATTGGGCAGACAGGTTGACTGGTAGAGGTGACACaagctcttttttaaaaaacaataaagaaagttAAACTATGACTGAAAACTCTTCCTGTGACACCTGATCTCATGATTTATACATCTTTTAAAGAAGTGTAACACAATGGGGCGCATATTAGACGTGACGTTTTTAACCTGGGATGTGAATATGCCTCAGCAACTCCAAGCGTAGGACAACTTATTTGGAGTGCGTGTTCGGAATCGTCATGCTGATTAATTGGCACAACGTCTTTTGAGGACTCCAGCTCACAAGAGCACaagaaattgtaaaatgtaattgaggACTCTCTGGAGCTTAATTGGAGGATATAAAAATCACATGTACTGGTAAGTTGTAGGAAAAGGACTTGTGCGATTGATAAATACAGAGGGGGACTAAATAAAAGACCATGGCCcctaacattttaaattgatgcAAAAATACACTTTCTATCATTCTGATTAATAGACTGCTATACACTAAAGTCTTTGTGTGGGAGAAGGCAGTCTGATCCAATTCAGACATGCCCTTCACAGTTTCATTTATGCAGTATCCCACAAAGGTTTCACCACATGAGAGCGAGGCATGTTCTCTGTGAAAAATGCTGAGTTGCATTTCCGAGAGTAAAACTGAGCCTTTGTTGAGCGGTCTTAAACGTTTTCAGCACACAATTCAAGTGTATGCCACATTAGAAGAGAAGAGGCGTAATTTTTGCATGTTCCCTAGAGAACAGAATGTCGAAATGAACTCAGGGAAACACATGGTGAGGTCTTTTGAAGAAGTAGGAAACAAAATATTGTGTGCAATCAGTATTTGTTATTAACTATGTTATGACTCCTATTGACAATGGTGTATACCCTTGTTGGAAATGCAGAGGCATCACCTTTTCTGTAACCCTTTACAATTTTCACATACTGTTAAGCTGGCATTTGGGCATCGTATGGGAGAATCTTGATAAAGACATAGTATGTATTGGGGACGTCATGTCCGCTGGAAAAACGACCTTTTCAACACCTTCTCAATAAGGCTTTTTATGAAATGGCTTGATCTATGTCAACTTGTTCTAGTCCATCAAGACTTGTAAAGCGTTTTACAAGCAAATCATTTATTACCATGTGCGTAGTTCTTTTGTTGGATCATTGTATTGAAAACCACAGGCAACGACTCATCTTCAAGACCTTAACATTATGGAAGGAGATTTTCactacaaaaatacacaacattggCACCAATTCCATCGTATGACATCCACATGGATAAATCGAACCTGGTCCCCTTTGAAAAAACAGCCCAAACATGCAGTGTTCAGCCGTGTTACACATACATTGTTTACTTTGACATCTCAGCATGCTTTCTCACTCAACAGGTGCTCTTCAACCAAAAAAGTTGCCTCTTTTGGATTCCCTCTTGCTGACCAAAGTAACAAGTCCCCAAATACTTCATCTGATACTTCACAACATCCCATCATACATATCTCGTTGCACGGACTCATGAGCATGTTACTGCTTAAGAGAGGGACACGATGAAATGCCAGGATAAGTTGGGGTTTACGTCCTCGCTGAAAGGTACCTCTGTACTTGTCCACTCACTCTCTGCTGAGGATTCTGTCCCTGACTGGTTCtgttttgctcaccgttctaTAAATCAGAGCCCACGTGGGTGTAAGAACTAGCTGAGAGACCAATCAGGGACATTAGGCATGCTAGATCATTAAGGTCCTTCACATTTGGCAACATAACGGTAGAGTGCCCACAAGTTGATTTTTCAACACCAAAAGAGATTAACCTATATGCAGAACTTCTTCTTACCACCTGTGCATGTCTAACATTTTAAGGTCTCATGGGTCCATTTGACTGACTTTGTTTAACTGGGATGTGGAAGTATTACTGTTAGTGAGGTTAGTGGAGCATGTCTCGCTTTATTCTGGAAAGAATTCCCAAAAGAGGTGCAAGCACAACAGGTTAAAATGTACAGACAGGTAGCTGGATAAAAAGAAGTGTACTGGAATGTATGAGCAAAATGTGCTTGTGGTAGTGACCAAATACAATGTAAATTAAACCATGGCCTTTTAACACTTAATTCAAAAAACCTCTTTGATTTCTGGTGTTCAGCTATACAGTCAAAGTCTATAATTTGAGAGTTTGACCAATGATAAAAATCATTctacagttttttaaatgcccAAGAACTTATCACAATTTGGTGGTGgcataaaaatatactttgcCCCACTGATATTTGACTCTTATCTGGACAGGAGGAACAATGCATGGATACAACTCAGTATGATGAGCAAAGTCAGACTGAGGGATTTCTGATACTATTTCGTCCAGTGAAACGATGTTTgaattagggctgaacgattttggaaaataatctaattgcgatttttttcctcattattgcaattgcgatttaatatgcgattattttttcaaggtcctcttctcatgtatttttcaacaaacacaagcaataaatcaatcgcgattacaatcgtgaacctcgtgaggtagcaacagtagcgaggcacgttctgcacaatacctgacgttgcgcagcatcttcctttttaaagcccaaataattccacacaactgacgtgccgcccctctttggtaccaaacttagagccgtgcactcttctgacgagcctgaggccattgtgcaacaggttcaagcgcagcgttgacttctttccctgcctgctcggcttcgctcggctcgcagtcacgtgaccagatcacgtgaccagtcaaatcacagcctttgcggttggaatatctcgttttgtcatatcgcgatattatcgcaaatgcatTAATCGTTCAACCCTAGTTTGAATCTAAATTATCTGTTCATGAGCGTGGGTCGCTCCATGTTAACACAAAAAAGTACTTTTGCTGCCATTCTTTTGTCAAAGCCACCATGAATTTATATTATGTGAATTCCATTTGTTTTGACCGTGACAAATCTGGAAATAACAAGAAGGCAGGGAAGCAGTGCAAGGCTGGATATAGGCAGGGGAAAGTTTGATGAACAAACATCAGTGAGCTCAGCTTAGTCATATGAAGAAAAACTGGTTTCATAAGTATGAGGAAGAATTAGTTTTCCAAGCTTTTAAATCCACGTTACACAGGATGAACAAGTGTGTTGGgcaacctttttaaaaagatctGGGTTTAAGCCTGTGGGAACTGCACCGAGCAGTATGGCAGGAAGACAGCATCAAGCTAACAACATGGGTCTTTcagaattcacacacacacacacacacacacacacacacacatacacacacacacacacacacacacaaagagaggccTAACTTTCACCTCATGGTTTCCCGCTCCTGGTAAGAGTGGAAAGCAACAGCCTGCTTTTTCCAGTACATCTGTGAGAGAACAGAGACCAAACACTGATCAACATCAAGAACACGTCATCATTAATGACGATTTCATTAAACAGAAtagttggatgttttttttgtcaatatttCTTTAAGCATCCTTCTCCAAAAAGTGAAACCCTGAAAGATAGAGGGACATACGGTCAGGTCTTTCTCCATGCTTTTAAGCACAGTGTCATTCTTCTCCAGTTTGCCGATCTCGTCCAGCAGGACCTTCTGAACCTGTTCCAGCCTCTGAGTCCTGAACACAGGAGAGGGAATTAACCAGTGAGAGTGGAAATCTAAATTGTAACACAGACCATAAATACATTGTGTTTACAGGCCGCAGGGAGGCAGAATACTATAGACTTAAAGCCCATAAAATACACATGCTTACATTATGTATGTAACAGAGTATATTTAATTGTTATGGGGAATCAATACTAACTGTACTTATTTTACCTAAGAACTACACCAATGGGCAACTAGCCTTCTATATAATGTATTAGCCAATATGAACGGAGAATATAAATATTAGTTTTCCAACACTAAGCACATATGAACTGACCTGTGTTTGGTGACCTGCCTGTTGAGGGAGGAGACATGCTGCTGGACGGTCTTCAGAGTCTGCGTGTTGTAAACCTCCACCATGTTGTGACGGTTctgaacaaaacacatttcaggatTAAGAAAGCAGAGCTGACAAGAGATAACTGAGAAGTgcttgaaaatatttaaagcttactcactgctttttaaaacagtcatctttttttatttatgttaaatacttttttcttttaaggtaAAGAGGGACTTGTTGCTGCCGACTTTGGAGATCTTTTAGATCTGCATGGCTCAGCTCAGGGTCTTAATGCAGTTCACACAGCTTATAATGCCTCCGTGAGGTTCAGTACCAATTGTTAAGCTCTGTCTCACTACTATAACATATTCTCTAATTATGTCTTTATCTCACAGAAAAGTGCTATACAACATTCTTTGCATTGTCAGGATTTCTTTATGCTTTCTGTCGCATACGCCTGAATAGAAATTGGAATAAGTTATTCCGCCCCCCTCAGACGTTTCTCAATGTACCTGGTTTACTTTTAAATTTCTCTTTTCGAAATTTAAGTTccatattttcacttttatgttccttttcatttgatttcttgtcttgttttgtgtattctgtctccatctgtgtgtttttgtcagccAGGTCTTTCTTGTAAGTTCATTTCAATGGGCCTTACCTGgttaattaaatatgtatatttttattagTTTATTGTTCTGAAATTCCTTCAGGAAAAGGGGAACTACACAATGCACAAGTCAGTAATGAAGTTACTACAGCACATTCTCTCTCCCCTTTTGACTatttaaacctgtgtgtgtgtgtgtgtgtgtgtgtgtgtgtgtgtccgtcaaACCTTGAACTTCTTCTTCAGGTCGTTGCTGAACTGCTGGAACATGCTACTCTTGTTCATAGCAAGCTTAGGTAACTCGAAGTCCTCATCCATGTCTCCATCTCCCACCTCAGCCTCCCAGCAGTGACTGGAGCTCAGCGTGTGGGAGGAAGACATCACGTGGCTCACCTCAGTGTCAGCAGACATCCCAGTGACTGAGGGTAACAGACACACTGATCGGTTAGAGATAACATCcccacaaaaatatatatattatttatacagGTTGCAATAGGAGTGTTGTTCAAAAACCAAAAAGGAAGgcattgaaaacaaaagcttGTTAGTCTGCTCTTCtattgttatattgtgtataccataatatctaaaaatgtattttacatgtaagaattatatcttattttaaaacaactaaaCGTTTGTGTATGGAAGTGTTAGTGAACACAGGGTAACAGTCCAATAATAGTATTTAGGGTATGTGTTCatgagttttgtttttcagtcctACTCTTCTTTCTGATATActtcttttattctttccttgaaaccttttaaaatattatcCTTTGGCTACATTCTTTTTGGTTTAAACTACTCTGCACCCTCCAGCTCTGCGCCTGACTGAGGTCTGGTGAGGAAAGTATGTGTATCGCCAAGAGGCCTCAACTTAATCACAAAGtttcaaaaaaataactttgagtGGTTAATGCTTTTCAGGCTTGCATGTGCACTTCTATTCTAGGGACAAGAGCTACTGATTCCTTAATAAATGTTTCTCTACCATGAAATGTGGGAAATGTTTATCCTAACTAATTTACTTTACAGCGGTTAACTGGCAGTCAAGAATACGTCTTACAGGACTTGAACAGCTTCCTTGGTTTCATCCGAGGAGAGCGCTGCCCTCTCATcttgcttttcttcttctcatctTCCTCAGAAATACTCGACGATGAGATGTGGCGCTTGCGACATGGTCCTGTAACAAGAACCAGCCGCTATAACGTATGACCCGGTATACAACTGTTTCAGAACACAGGGCTTTCCTCTGAAGCAGGCTCTAAATTGACCATGGAGCCCCATTAGAGGGAATACATTCTCATAACGACTATTTAATTAGATGTCGTTTTATACTAAATTACAACGTTGTTTATGTGTGGAGGAGACCTAGCTGAGAGGTTAATGTGTAGCAACTGGGGAATCCAACAACAAGCTAAACACAAAAGGTTTTTTACCTGAGATAAGAAGATGTTCAGAGTTTTGTTCTCGGTCTGAAGACGGTGTTTTCTGTCAGGAAGGACGGTAATGCAATAGCCATTTCTTAAACTGGTTAAAGCTgtttaaaaatcacaataacAGAGAGTGGACTTTCATTGATCTAATCAGTGAGTCCATGTATCCATCATATTAGAATCAAGTGATCATAAAACAGAATGTGGTAAAGCCATACCTCTGTTTtatgagacagagacagggcATCATTGGGGCTTTCCTTCACTTGACTGGGGAGGTCTGAGGACTTAGTGGACGACTGGCTGGAAACCCAGGAtactgaagacatttttctgaAGCCATAATGGCTGCTGCGGCTGACGGTGATTTCAGGGTTtggagactgaggaggagaggacatgTACGGCTTCTCTAGCTCGAGGAGGGTGGATGTCAACAGGGGCTCAGTGGACGGAGACAAAGGCGATGGAGGCACTGAGTGTAGACTCTGCTGGATTGGACTTGTCTGGAAACAAATAAAGTAGTGAAGAGGGACAGAAAGTGATGAGGAAATGATGGACAAGGAGAAGTATGGGTATCTAATCACCGTGGCTGTCATAGATTAGGGACAGTACAATGAGAAAGACATTTCAGCAACACATTAAGAGGCACAGATGAAGTGTTGCAGTGCTATTATCTGCTCTGCCTGGAGTTAAAGAGGTCATTTTAAGATTCGGATCATCATGTGCAAGTCCACCATTTGACTCTTAATTACTTCCTGTATTTATCTGGGGAAGTTGAAACTCTTAAATAGCCACTTCAGAATAATGGTTAGACACATCCACCCCCGAGAGCGGCTGTCAGTCCTCTGCCCACATTCTCTCAGCTGGCCTGGGAATTTCAACCGGCAATCCTTAGGTCATAGACAGACACACTCCAACTCCTGGTTATGAAGGCCTCCAGCTTTGTAGTAATTCACACCTCCATTCAATCGTGAAACTCACATGACTGTGAAGTAATGTAAATAACTTCCTTGTGGTGTGAAGGTGTGTCTTTGTATCACTCCAAGATGTTAAACACCATTAAACTCCAGCAGTCATTGCAACTGATGAATATGACGATGGAGTTAAACATCTTTAGGATAATTAAGTTGAGATTGAATTATATTACGTTTTCTCTGCTACactgtttatataaatatatagatgtgGTATTATGCCAATAAAACAATTCATCTTGACATCCAGAATCCATACATGTCCATGTGACCTCCATAAGGTGTCAGAGAGGTGCTGTTTTACCTCGGCTGCACAAAGTCCAGTGGGGAAACCAGAAGCGGGGGTTTGACCTTTGGGGGCGAGTGTAGGGAGAGAGCGAACAGACTGGATGGAGTGAGTTTTGGATGAGCTGCGCTTCTTTTCCACACTGCAGAAAGAGGAGAGCCTGAAGTTCCCCTTAGTGCTGAGTGTAGAGCGAGGTTTGGGTTGCAGCAGGATTGGCGAGGGGGTGTCCTCGCAGGGAGGGTCAGGGGAGGAAGGGAGTGGGGATCCCCGCGGGCTGAGGAGAGGGGAGCAGGTCAAACCCAAGGTTGGGGCTGACCTCTCGGCAGCTGTGAGGGTCCAAAGTAAGCACAGATGTTTAAGCAGCTGGCCTCAGAAGTTGGACAGAGACTATAAGGTCAATATACATGCTTTCCTTCATATCAATTTACAGTTAAAAGGTTGGAGACCAATACGGTCATTTATGTAACCGTTTTAAATCTTGTTAAGCTAAAAGTTAAAATTCCTCTGGCGCTTAAATCAGCATTTTTCGGAGCTTAAGACAAAATATCTCAGGACTGAAACCAAGCAGGCAGCATATCAGATTTTTGAGTGAGGaatatttttttgtgcatgttcaAAGAACTTCAGATATTCAAATCTTCCTTCTGGTCTTAAAATTGAAACTGATTACTCTTTTTTGTTTGACCACAGGGCTTCACTTTAAGACCACATGAGGACTTTACTGAAATAAGGTTGGCCTCCCACCAGCTGAATCATCTCAAAAGGTCTTAGCTAGTTAAAGAAACATGCAGCGTGGCTACACCAAGTGAAAACCAAACACTCCGCAGTTATACAATATTTGATTAATGGGAAACAAGTTCCAAAAGTATCAGTAATATAAATATGGCTGCTGTGATGGAATTAGCCTATCATTTGAATCGCTATGAAGCAGACTGATGACTGGTATCTAACTTTTGGCGAGTAACTTTCCACTCTTACATCTCATCCTCTCGATTAGAGGAGGGGACGGACAGAAAGAGGTCTGGCGGGCTGCCCAGGAATCCTTCAATCCATTCATCTGATCTTTGGCAAGGGCGTCATTTTTCTTGTTAAACTTCAAAGTttctggaagaacattcttAGGCCGCAACTCCTGAAAAGTAAAGAGTCTCTATTATATGTCAACAAGCATGAAAGTCATTCTGAACCAAACTGAAATTTCAAGTTCGAGACTGTGGCTTATTCCCAGCATCAAGTTACATCTTGTTATTTTTCACCTTTTGCTATACATACGTAGctatgtgtttttaagtttggGTTGAAACATGTTGGAATGTTTTTACCAGCAATTGATGAAAAAAGTCAAGCATGTTTCTTTTATATAGCCttatgcttttcaaaaagcAAGCTGAAATGACTCTAATAGGGCTGGGCTCCCACCTTCAGACCAGATGGCTTTTTCAGACCCGACTGGTGGTTGCTGTCCGGTCTGCGGTGTGTATCTGTGGATTGTTCAGAGGAGGAgttctttctcttcttcacCTCTGGAACCTCTAGACGGCTCTTCTCCACCTTCCCCTGCTGGCCTACAATATGTTTCTGTTGGCAGACAACCCAGAAAGGAATGGAAAATGTTCCGCAACAGTCTATTATAATACAGCGCCATCAGGCTAACATTGTTATATTCTACAGTTCTCAGAaagtagagtgtgtgtggattgCTGAGAAAAAGTTGCTCATGGCTGTATATTTCTCGGCCATTGTCTGCCAGAATACTAATTGTTTCTAGCCCTTCTTATTTTCCTGCCAGTGTGTTACTTTCTATCAAAAACACAAGCTCTAATAACACTTTAAGATGCCTGGAGAACAGCTGCATCCAGCTGCGCTCACTATCAGCGCTTATGTggctttttcatttctttagatagatagatgccACCTTATACTGTACATGGCCACTAAATAGATTTGCTAGGGCtctattaaaatgaaaaaacactgaaaatcgTAACATATGTCATTACCAAAGTCAGATTAAACAAAGAGTGAGCATGTGGAGACATAGATATGATTTCTGATATATTCAGCCAGATGCTTTATGCCATGCAAAATAGATAGTGCTTGATCACAACATGACACAAACTCAACGACCTCTTTGGAAGTGGGTCGCTGCCGTGAGAGGAACTCCGACACCGACTCGCTTCTGGCTGGCTTCGTGTAGCTTTCGGTTGGGGGTTTGCTGGCAGTCTTTTTCTTAGTGACTTGGGCAGCATTGTGGGTTTTCTCAGCATTGTCCAGATGATTAGTGGAGGAGTACTTTTATTATGGGAACAAAGACAGTATGATTCAGTCTATTTGCAACAGCTCTATAATTAACTGCCttctttataaaatacatttacattaggTGCAAGACAAGAGTCGGCTCCCAATGGCTACTGGTGATGGTGCTTGTGTACGTGGGATCCCTACTACcactacaactactactacaaaacttactctcttttttccttttaaaaagtaacacctaccatgtatttgttaaagatgaaacacaaaatattgaaaGGCATGTCTTGTCAATTTTATTGCGTAACAAGTGATGTAACCGCTTTGAATGGATAAAAGATGGGCTCCttaattgttgtattatttgGAGTTAAGACATAGGCTCCTTTGAAATGCCTGACAAGTTTAATACTACTGTTCTGTAGCATTACTTTAACTAACAACATTCCAAAACAGCAATTGGTATTACCACAATACTTGGAGGTGAAATGTTCTGATCAGGTCACACGCATTATTCTCAGAACAAAAAATGATATTATCTGTTCCGTTATCTTTCAAAAGAGGATGAAATGTATGTACTTAATGTGAAAATGGAAATTAAAGTAATATATATGGAAATACTTTTGCCTTGGGAGATGCAAGTTTCTCTGACTCTGACTGGCTGTCATCAGTGTCGGGCTCCCTGTAGCTCTTGGTAGAGATGGCTGCAGTTCTCCTGGGCCTCCTGTCTGCTGCATGAGCTCTGCggggtggtgctgctgctgctgctgcgggcTTCGATGTCTTTTTCGGCTGCTCCACTCTCTCAGGCTTCTGCTGATTAAACAACAATGACACACTGTGGCTGAAATGGATAGTGCATGACATGATTACATGCTTAGATGCTGCCAAACCCTGCACACTGTACCTTTAAAGATTACAAAACAACACTGGCTTACCTTTTTCAGTTTGGTAGTGCCCTTGACAGGTTGTTTAGAGGGTAGGGGTGATCCTGGTGATTCATCTGTAATGaaagaaaacccttttttatGTGAAAACACTCATTGTGGAAAGTGGAAAAACATATACAaagtcttaaaataaatgtatcaaactTCAGTCTTAATTTCAAGTTAAGAGCAGCATGAATGTGTGGCTGTGAAGGCCTACATGAAGTGTGAGGGGACCCTGCTTTAGGCCTGACAGGAGCCTGCCTGGAGTATGTGGTAACTTTGGGCTTGGGTTTCCTGTTGGATTCCTTGAGCCAGCTAACATCTGTGGTGATATAGTCTGTGTCGGTGTCACTGAACAGATGCTTCTTCACGTGCCGCTTCTGCTGCAACAAACAAGGTAGTCGAAGGGAGGGAGAatgataaagagagagagagagacagggaggaagaCGTTTATGGGCTGGCAAATGGTTTATTTAAATTTTGCGCATTATAATTTCCCTAACCACAAGTGTAAGccataacatttgaaaagtataCAATCATGAATAAACCAAGCATGTTGTGTCTCTACCAACAGCTTCTTATAGCTAATATAATATCCTACAGTAAAATGAAAGTATACTTTTGCCACAGGTTCTCCTTTCTTGGTTGCGCTGAGTGCTGATGAGTCCTGGATGCCACTGTGAATCGATATTGGGAATATGAATTGGAATGTTTTTAGTAAAAGAAACCTTAACATAAGGTAACGGTTGCATTTCTTGACAGTCAAGAGGCCCTTCTCATCTGGCAGACCTACCTGCTTGATATGAAAGAAGTGCTGGAGAGGGATTTCTTCTTTCCCTAAAGAACAGTGAAAAGGACTTTAACAATAAGAGTGGCCTAGATATAATAGATCCAGGTTCAAGGTATGAAATAGTCAACATTAATCATTTTTACCCGAGCACTCAATGGTGCATCAACGTTGAATGCAAAAATATCCTTTCTGTGCAACAGAAAGAAAGGCATTATTACATTCTCAAATACACTGAAAGCCACTGAAATGACTTAAAGTATCTCTAGAACTGAGTCAAATTACCTCTGACGTGTAGAATCTGTTATGGTTTTGCTGTGGGACTTCATGAGGCTTACAGTTCCAGACTTTTCCTTCTACAGCAGATAGAGATCATCTTTATTAAATCAAGCAGCACTTAAAGGAACTCCTCACCATTGAGGAAATAATGACCACTTACTTTAGCACCCGATAACCAGTTCATATTGAAGATAGGCctgtaacaaaaacacactgcataaGTGGAAACGTTATGCCAGtgatttgttcatttaattaGAAAAGGAAGAATGTACCTGTTGACAAGAGGAGGGATCCAGCTCTTAGGGATCATTCCTGCAGTTTCTTTTCCTGAAGGTTTGGTGGTAATCTCATAACGGCTAGAGATGAGCTTCACCATGCTGCCTGTgacctctgcatccctctgCATAGAGACAGTGGGTGTGAGAATCACAATACACTACATTAGAACAAACAGCAAGCGTACACAGAATGATTACCTTCTCTTTGCCTGAAAGggtgttactggttttatcctTAACGTCCGATGGTTCTCTCTTCTGCAGAGCTTTACTTGTGGAGGCCTTGTCTGGAGCTTTGATTGGAGCGGCATCTTCCTGCAAGGACATCTGGTGTTTGCGCTTCCGTTTGGCCAGGCTATTTTTGTGGGCCTGCTGCTCTCTGGGACCACACAGTGGTGTGGCACTCGGGTCTGCAGTGCGCCTGCCTTTGGCGTCATCTTTAATATCAGACGCTTTCCTCTGTGCTGCACGAGGCTCCTGTGGTGCCGGATCTTGGTTCCTCTCACAGAGGACCTGCTGCAAGCGCTGGGTGAGTTCACTATGGAGCTGCTTTTGGCTGTGTTTGTCTGAAACCGAAGACCTCTGAGCTGAGGAAGGGCGGTCCTGATGTTGTACCGAACTTGAACGAGACTCTAAAGAGAAGAaatcattttatgtaaatacttcaaatacaaaaaaaggtttgacaACTTTTTACTCTCTAATATGTGTGATACCAACTTATAATATGCAAAACATTCAGTGTCTTGGAGATAATTGAGGACTTACCAGGTCTTGGCAGAGAGTTGATTTTCTGTGTGGGCATCATTAGCATTTCAGAAACGGACAGTTTGCTCCAGTTAAGAGATctgcaattaaaacaaataaaagttaagATAAACACTTT
The Eleginops maclovinus isolate JMC-PN-2008 ecotype Puerto Natales chromosome 1, JC_Emac_rtc_rv5, whole genome shotgun sequence genome window above contains:
- the sycp2 gene encoding synaptonemal complex protein 2; the encoded protein is MAPVQDTQLEKVVDEVLKSGQVQALEVFLQRNICEGTVIKCSQQFLTKLDKLVTRSLDKNDSKSASLGLTILYKCGKKLKRPGGCQGLSGIIAQGLIKKMVQWFEKCRQLWIKCGTQWDETLFNLSEDFFDALMVVHQACKEGTYQITGSFLYPVGQLAADPRIYILIQKEAIRKFNLILDKIPVEFKKEKKILMSQEASDIMIKLAGQILKGGDYDLQTALMEALCRMATPGQRKELAHRWFSMEHVASAFVKIQDSEFETDCRKFLNLVNGMQGDGRRVYSYPCLEVYLDNNELLMPADEKLEEFWIDFNLDSNSVSFYFSLADEEAQESQWETICINENEVQSYTVKEGGRSKILHLKLSEVVVVGSVEGSSLTIHFSSSLDILQAARTVYGHSKNQGFVGKTGISVVKTTVKIQMEDSISQVVPESQMSFGESEKNTVPYLLAPAAPLQMVTPTRMRISESTTFISSGAGGSVHLANSRSAVLSSSTSKGKVKPSLEMVRSCDRQGESYLGELWMAAKTCTNGTTPNSTITATDGMTKQNIPLAKAVEMVLSGQGEEQSLDPSFVPDSQPKPGKSISLNWSKLSVSEMLMMPTQKINSLPRPESRSSSVQHQDRPSSAQRSSVSDKHSQKQLHSELTQRLQQVLCERNQDPAPQEPRAAQRKASDIKDDAKGRRTADPSATPLCGPREQQAHKNSLAKRKRKHQMSLQEDAAPIKAPDKASTSKALQKREPSDVKDKTSNTLSGKEKRDAEVTGSMVKLISSRYEITTKPSGKETAGMIPKSWIPPLVNRPIFNMNWLSGAKKEKSGTVSLMKSHSKTITDSTRQRKDIFAFNVDAPLSARGKKKSLSSTSFISSSGIQDSSALSATKKGEPVAKQKRHVKKHLFSDTDTDYITTDVSWLKESNRKPKPKVTTYSRQAPVRPKAGSPHTSYESPGSPLPSKQPVKGTTKLKKQKPERVEQPKKTSKPAAAAAAPPRRAHAADRRPRRTAAISTKSYREPDTDDSQSESEKLASPKKHIVGQQGKVEKSRLEVPEVKKRKNSSSEQSTDTHRRPDSNHQSGLKKPSGLKELRPKNVLPETLKFNKKNDALAKDQMNGLKDSWAARQTSFCPSPPLIERMRSAERSAPTLGLTCSPLLSPRGSPLPSSPDPPCEDTPSPILLQPKPRSTLSTKGNFRLSSFCSVEKKRSSSKTHSIQSVRSLPTLAPKGQTPASGFPTGLCAAETSPIQQSLHSVPPSPLSPSTEPLLTSTLLELEKPYMSSPPQSPNPEITVSRSSHYGFRKMSSVSWVSSQSSTKSSDLPSQVKESPNDALSLSHKTEKTPSSDREQNSEHLLISGPCRKRHISSSSISEEDEKKKSKMRGQRSPRMKPRKLFKSFTGMSADTEVSHVMSSSHTLSSSHCWEAEVGDGDMDEDFELPKLAMNKSSMFQQFSNDLKKKFKNRHNMVEVYNTQTLKTVQQHVSSLNRQVTKHRTQRLEQVQKVLLDEIGKLEKNDTVLKSMEKDLTMYWKKQAVAFHSYQERETMSFAYVIVSCVNLSPVCPVCHILLPPLNRCCSACYSQMCLIRKDMKSVQDRLLSEMQEGEISSVKRGLHALFFP